One Nostoc punctiforme PCC 73102 DNA window includes the following coding sequences:
- the sppA gene encoding signal peptide peptidase SppA yields the protein MVWPFKPKFRKQIARIEITGAIAGATRKRVLEALKTVEEKKFPALLLRIDSPGGTVGDSQEIYSALKRLREKIKIVASFGNISASGGVYIGMGAEHIVSNPGTITGSIGVILRGNNLERLLEKIGVSFQVIKSGPYKDILSFDRQLTQPEENILQELIDTSYQQFVQTVADGRSLTVEAVKSFADGRIFTGQQALELGVVDRLGTEEDARRWTAELVGLDPEKTLCYTLEERKPLLSRLLPGSRQVSSGIRSGIDWLEFEMSTSGLPLWLYRP from the coding sequence ATGGTTTGGCCGTTTAAGCCCAAGTTTAGAAAACAAATTGCGCGGATTGAAATTACTGGTGCGATCGCCGGTGCGACTCGCAAACGCGTCCTAGAAGCATTGAAAACTGTAGAAGAAAAAAAATTTCCGGCATTATTGCTACGTATCGATAGCCCTGGCGGTACAGTCGGAGATTCTCAAGAAATTTACAGCGCCCTGAAGCGTTTGCGCGAAAAAATTAAAATCGTCGCTAGCTTTGGCAATATTTCGGCTTCTGGAGGAGTCTACATTGGCATGGGAGCAGAACACATCGTATCTAACCCAGGTACAATTACGGGCAGTATTGGTGTGATTTTGCGTGGAAATAACTTGGAACGCTTGCTAGAAAAAATCGGTGTTTCCTTCCAGGTAATTAAGTCTGGCCCTTACAAAGACATATTGTCTTTCGATCGGCAGCTGACTCAACCAGAAGAAAACATCTTGCAAGAGTTGATTGACACAAGTTATCAGCAGTTTGTCCAAACGGTAGCTGATGGTCGTTCTTTAACAGTAGAAGCTGTAAAAAGTTTCGCCGATGGTCGGATTTTTACTGGACAGCAAGCTCTAGAGTTGGGTGTTGTAGATCGTCTGGGCACAGAAGAAGATGCCCGTCGCTGGACAGCAGAATTAGTCGGACTCGATCCGGAAAAAACTCTCTGCTATACCCTAGAAGAACGTAAACCCTTATTGAGCCGCCTTTTACCAGGAAGTCGTCAGGTTTCATCTGGAATTCGATCTGGAATTGATTGGCTTGAATTTGAAATGTCTACTAGTGGTTTACCGTTGTGGTTATATCGTCCCTAG